A genomic stretch from uncultured Pseudodesulfovibrio sp. includes:
- the pheS gene encoding phenylalanine--tRNA ligase subunit alpha: MSNELKSFLEGLDSLAQDCDSRKGQACSLKELEELRIEFLGRKGKLAGLMGQLGKLDNSEKPEAGQKANQVKQRITALIDSWEAELQKAETSEALSKFDPSMPGRKPWAGSLHPVTLVMDEVCNVLTGLGFEHAAGPEVENDWHNFEALNMPPEHPARDMQDTLYVSDKIVLRTHTSGMQIRSMLKQQPPVAVIAPGKVYRRDSDLTHTPMFHQIEGLLVDKNVSMADLRGTLTVFVRQIFGSQTDVRFRPSFFPFTEPSAEVDISCVMCGGKGEKDGSTCRICKGTGWVEILGCGMVDPNVFKSVGYDPEVYTGFAFGLGIERIAMLKYGIGDLRMFFENDVRFLEQFA, from the coding sequence GTGAGTAATGAATTGAAGTCCTTCCTGGAAGGACTCGACAGCCTGGCCCAGGATTGCGATTCTCGCAAGGGCCAGGCTTGTTCGTTAAAGGAACTGGAGGAACTCCGTATCGAGTTCCTGGGGCGCAAAGGCAAACTTGCTGGTCTTATGGGCCAGCTTGGCAAGCTCGATAATTCAGAAAAGCCTGAGGCGGGTCAGAAGGCTAATCAGGTCAAACAGCGCATCACTGCGCTGATTGATTCCTGGGAAGCTGAACTGCAGAAGGCTGAAACTTCCGAGGCTTTGTCCAAGTTTGATCCTTCCATGCCGGGTCGTAAGCCGTGGGCAGGTTCCCTGCATCCGGTGACGCTCGTTATGGATGAGGTGTGCAACGTTCTGACCGGGCTTGGTTTCGAGCATGCGGCCGGGCCTGAAGTCGAAAATGACTGGCACAACTTTGAGGCTCTCAATATGCCGCCTGAGCATCCGGCTCGCGACATGCAGGATACTCTTTATGTGTCGGACAAGATTGTGCTTCGTACGCACACTTCCGGTATGCAGATCCGTTCCATGCTTAAGCAGCAACCTCCGGTGGCCGTCATTGCTCCCGGTAAGGTGTACCGCCGCGATTCTGACTTGACCCACACCCCCATGTTTCATCAGATTGAAGGGCTGTTGGTCGACAAGAACGTGTCCATGGCTGATCTGCGTGGTACTCTCACCGTGTTTGTGCGCCAGATATTCGGTTCTCAGACCGATGTCCGCTTCCGTCCAAGCTTCTTCCCCTTTACCGAACCGTCTGCAGAGGTTGATATCTCCTGCGTCATGTGCGGCGGCAAAGGCGAAAAAGACGGCTCGACCTGTCGTATCTGTAAAGGTACCGGCTGGGTGGAGATCTTGGGGTGCGGCATGGTTGATCCCAACGTCTTCAAATCTGTTGGGTACGACCCTGAAGTCTATACCGGCTTCGCATTCGGGTTGGGCATTGAGCGTATTGCCATGCTGAAATACGGCATTGGTGATCTGCGCATGTTCTTTGAGAATGATGTCCGGTTCCTGGAACAATTCGCTTAG
- a CDS encoding DVU0298 family protein, translated as MSKFRNTKKTVREILIDDNWQERLVELDDFRPGELMPPLLSLRLDRDEAVRWHTVPAFGRAASRMADASMEKMRTLMRTLMWYMNEESGNLGWGIPHFMAEAMVQNEKIANEFHKILASYIFCDAECDGNFLDHPELRRDVYWGLARLASVRPELVSHGERFLIVGLDDADAYNRGYAAWVLGLIKANVATGKLESLKNDEAELRTFKDGVIKDMTVGAMAREALTCME; from the coding sequence ATGTCAAAGTTTCGCAATACCAAGAAAACTGTTCGTGAAATACTCATAGATGATAATTGGCAGGAGCGTCTGGTTGAGTTGGACGACTTCCGTCCAGGAGAGTTGATGCCGCCGTTGCTGAGCCTGCGACTTGATCGCGATGAAGCGGTTCGCTGGCACACAGTTCCGGCATTTGGCAGGGCGGCGTCTCGTATGGCTGACGCTTCTATGGAAAAGATGCGCACCCTCATGAGGACGCTCATGTGGTATATGAACGAAGAATCCGGTAATCTGGGATGGGGGATTCCGCATTTCATGGCTGAGGCCATGGTGCAGAATGAAAAGATTGCCAATGAGTTCCATAAGATTCTGGCCTCATATATTTTCTGTGATGCCGAATGTGACGGAAATTTCCTGGACCACCCGGAGTTGCGACGTGATGTTTACTGGGGCTTGGCTCGACTGGCCAGTGTACGCCCTGAACTGGTTTCCCATGGTGAGCGTTTTCTGATTGTCGGTCTTGATGATGCAGATGCCTATAATCGAGGGTATGCAGCCTGGGTGCTCGGTCTGATTAAGGCCAACGTGGCTACAGGGAAGCTGGAAAGCCTCAAGAATGACGAAGCCGAGCTAAGGACATTCAAAGACGGCGTGATAAAGGATATGACTGTGGGGGCCATGGCGCGCGAGGCGCTGACTTGTATGGAATAG
- the rpmI gene encoding 50S ribosomal protein L35, translating to MPKIKTRRAAAKRFSKTATGKFKRRRKNLRHILTKKNAKRKRRLGQSTTVDSANMKAVRRQLPNG from the coding sequence ATGCCTAAGATCAAAACTCGCCGTGCAGCAGCGAAGCGGTTTTCCAAGACCGCTACTGGCAAGTTCAAGCGTCGCCGTAAAAACCTCAGGCACATTCTGACCAAGAAGAATGCCAAGAGAAAGCGTCGCCTGGGCCAGTCCACCACAGTGGACTCCGCCAACATGAAGGCTGTTCGTCGTCAGTTGCCCAACGGCTAG
- a CDS encoding response regulator, which yields MTDITVKFMNDLTVFVESPLFVAALTALICLWIHLLWRKATRRTYDADADKQYKDAQRLAHIGHWEYSIHDNHLIWSDEVYRIFAIEKHEFDNTLDSFFDLIPPDDRHAIHTQYAHAIQNHEDYEGIHRIIRKNGETIYVREHCQTFFDKRGNATRSLGTIQDVTEQEVTKNELRQAKYKAEAATRTKSAFLATMSHEIRTPLNGILGMLQLLTTTPLDQEQDEYVSLAITSSERLSDLLCDILELTELETDRIKLGRELFNFHNTVSDIVDIFSNKAAQKGILLQLHISSDIPTLLMGDEVRLRHVLFNLIGNAVKFTDQGSVSINVVMLSGSFEGKMTVLFTIIDTGPGIPDDILHMIHESFTQATDVSVRKHGGAGLGLSIVQGLTKLMCGSLTISTEEEVGTKIFLSLPLESADADISYPRPPQQECKCPSAGRKVLLVEDDAINQTAIGTLLRKQGLHVDIAKNGREALSKVRNDNHQLIFMDIQMPVMDGMQATQAIREGGAGIDKTNIPIIAITTYSIADDRKRFIQAGMNDYLAKPVSLEGLLKVLDREIGQTVTG from the coding sequence ATGACTGACATCACGGTAAAATTCATGAACGACTTGACCGTTTTCGTCGAAAGCCCTCTTTTCGTCGCAGCCTTGACGGCTCTCATATGCCTCTGGATACACCTGCTCTGGAGAAAAGCAACCCGCAGGACGTATGATGCAGACGCAGACAAACAGTACAAAGATGCCCAGCGCCTAGCCCACATAGGACACTGGGAATACTCCATCCACGACAATCATCTCATATGGTCGGATGAGGTCTATCGCATATTCGCCATTGAAAAGCATGAATTCGACAACACATTGGATAGTTTTTTCGACCTTATTCCGCCCGATGACCGTCATGCCATCCATACTCAGTATGCCCATGCAATACAGAACCATGAAGACTATGAAGGCATTCATCGGATCATTCGCAAGAACGGAGAGACTATTTATGTTCGAGAGCATTGTCAGACTTTTTTTGACAAAAGAGGAAACGCGACACGTTCGCTGGGAACCATTCAGGACGTTACGGAACAGGAAGTCACCAAGAACGAATTACGACAGGCCAAATATAAGGCCGAAGCGGCAACCCGGACCAAAAGTGCATTTCTCGCGACCATGAGCCACGAAATACGCACACCTCTCAACGGGATACTCGGCATGCTCCAATTATTAACGACCACCCCCCTCGACCAGGAGCAGGACGAATATGTGTCTCTGGCAATCACTTCTTCAGAACGGTTATCCGATCTCCTTTGCGACATTCTCGAACTCACCGAGCTTGAAACGGACAGAATCAAACTCGGACGGGAACTCTTCAATTTCCACAACACAGTGTCCGACATCGTTGACATATTTTCCAACAAGGCGGCACAAAAAGGGATACTCCTTCAATTACACATAAGCAGCGACATTCCCACCCTGCTGATGGGCGACGAAGTCCGTCTGCGCCACGTCCTCTTCAACCTCATCGGCAATGCGGTGAAGTTCACGGACCAAGGTTCCGTATCCATCAATGTAGTCATGCTTTCCGGTAGTTTTGAGGGGAAAATGACTGTGTTGTTTACCATCATTGATACCGGCCCCGGCATTCCCGACGACATATTGCACATGATCCATGAGTCTTTCACACAAGCGACAGATGTGAGCGTCCGAAAACACGGAGGAGCCGGACTGGGACTATCCATCGTTCAGGGACTGACAAAGCTCATGTGCGGTTCATTGACCATATCCACGGAAGAAGAAGTCGGCACTAAAATATTCCTTAGCCTGCCTCTCGAATCCGCCGACGCCGACATATCTTATCCGCGCCCTCCCCAACAGGAATGCAAATGTCCATCTGCCGGGCGTAAAGTCCTGCTGGTCGAAGACGACGCCATCAACCAAACAGCCATAGGCACGCTCTTGCGCAAGCAGGGACTGCATGTCGACATCGCCAAGAACGGCAGAGAAGCTTTGAGCAAGGTTCGCAACGATAACCATCAACTCATTTTTATGGACATTCAGATGCCCGTCATGGACGGCATGCAAGCCACACAGGCAATACGGGAAGGCGGAGCCGGAATCGACAAGACGAACATTCCCATTATCGCCATAACGACATACAGCATAGCCGATGACAGGAAGCGGTTCATTCAGGCCGGCATGAACGACTATCTGGCAAAACCCGTGAGCCTTGAAGGACTGCTGAAGGTGCTCGATAGGGAAATAGGACAGACGGTTACGGGCTGA
- a CDS encoding ferredoxin, with product MGYTITIDTDKCTGDGECVDVCPVEVYELQDGKAVAVNEDECLGCESCVEVCESDAITIEEN from the coding sequence ATGGGCTACACTATCACTATCGACACTGACAAATGCACCGGCGACGGCGAATGCGTGGACGTTTGCCCCGTAGAAGTTTACGAGCTTCAGGACGGCAAAGCCGTTGCAGTCAACGAAGACGAATGTCTCGGTTGTGAGTCCTGCGTCGAGGTTTGTGAATCCGACGCTATCACCATCGAAGAAAACTAG
- a CDS encoding YkgJ family cysteine cluster protein — MALDFTEYFEKYEAVVAEVDAVFKKFENEMGDLVKCGKGCSDCCYALFDVTLVEAMYINAKFNEKFSGLERSVILTRADKADRQIHKLKRKVYKASQAGQPTNDILLEVAKARVRCPMLDDNDLCSIYENRPLTCRLYGVPTSIGGVAHTCNKTGFKGGEKYPTVNMDIVLDKLLGIGKELQEGIGSRFKELSEMLLPLSMALVTDYDEQYLGVGERVNLTVPKARVDELEQAAPKAAPEEIVAPDAPKSEACSTCTQSKSACESCGETIVLGGGGKE; from the coding sequence ATGGCGCTTGATTTTACCGAGTATTTCGAAAAGTACGAAGCCGTCGTGGCCGAGGTTGATGCCGTTTTCAAGAAATTCGAAAACGAGATGGGCGACCTGGTCAAATGCGGCAAAGGGTGTAGCGACTGTTGTTACGCCCTGTTTGATGTCACACTGGTTGAGGCCATGTACATCAACGCTAAATTCAACGAAAAATTTTCCGGCCTTGAACGATCTGTCATTCTGACGCGTGCCGACAAGGCCGACCGCCAGATTCACAAGCTCAAACGAAAGGTCTACAAAGCAAGTCAGGCGGGACAGCCTACCAACGACATCCTCTTGGAAGTTGCCAAGGCTCGAGTTCGGTGTCCCATGCTGGACGACAATGACTTGTGTTCCATTTACGAGAATCGTCCCCTTACCTGTAGACTGTATGGTGTGCCTACCTCCATTGGCGGCGTGGCGCATACCTGCAACAAGACAGGGTTCAAGGGCGGCGAAAAGTACCCCACAGTCAACATGGACATCGTTCTCGACAAACTGCTCGGCATCGGTAAGGAGTTGCAGGAGGGCATTGGTAGCCGATTCAAGGAATTGAGTGAAATGTTGCTGCCGTTGTCCATGGCTCTGGTGACAGACTATGACGAGCAGTATCTGGGCGTTGGCGAGAGAGTCAATCTGACTGTCCCCAAGGCGCGGGTCGACGAATTGGAGCAGGCTGCACCCAAAGCCGCACCTGAAGAAATCGTCGCTCCTGATGCTCCCAAGTCCGAAGCGTGTTCAACCTGTACCCAGTCCAAGTCCGCGTGCGAGAGTTGTGGTGAAACCATAGTTCTCGGTGGCGGCGGGAAGGAATAA
- the thrS gene encoding threonine--tRNA ligase gives MQIEVAGNPVELAEGASCADALQKGLSKKQFKMVVAAKCEDTILDMSTAVPTPCTTIEPVFADSEEGLGVIRHSAAHLMAEAVKKLFPTAKVTIGPAIQDGFYYDFDYERPFTPEDLEAIEKEMLSSVGANKDFVRSTMSKDEAKKLFSDMGEDYKPEIMDDLGVDEFSIYTQGDFADLCRGPHVARTGMIKAFKLLSVAGAYWRGDEKNKQLQRIYGTAWQDPKALKKYLHRLEEAKKRDHRKLGKQLDLFSFNDEVGPGMSLWHPKGMLLRAILEDFERKEHLKRGYDLVQGPLILKREMWEKSGHYENYRENMYFTEIDDQAYGIKPMNCLAHMIIYKRKTMSYRDLPQRYFELGVVHRHEKSGVLHGLMRVRTFTQDDAHLICRPDQISKEIIDLIKFYQDIYSLFDYEFDVELSTRPEKSIGSDEDWEVATEALREALNESGMEYAINEGDGAFYGPKIDFHLRDSIGRSWQCGTIQVDFTLPERFDIVYVGEDGEKHRPVMIHRAMLGSIERFIGVLTEHCAGAYPVWLAPVQARLLNVTDAQLDFVNEAKTLFASKGIRIEADTRNEKLGYKIREAQVEKIPYMLVIGDKEVEAGCVNIRSRDGEDPGLVSLEEAAQLILDAAKAPFETGGMSYSF, from the coding sequence GTGCAGATCGAAGTCGCTGGCAATCCTGTTGAATTGGCCGAAGGTGCATCGTGTGCCGATGCCCTGCAAAAGGGCCTGTCCAAGAAACAGTTCAAGATGGTCGTCGCCGCCAAGTGCGAAGATACCATTCTCGACATGTCTACTGCCGTGCCGACTCCCTGTACTACCATTGAGCCCGTCTTTGCTGACAGCGAAGAGGGGCTTGGTGTTATCCGTCACTCCGCGGCTCACCTCATGGCTGAAGCTGTCAAAAAATTGTTCCCCACCGCCAAGGTGACCATAGGCCCGGCCATTCAGGACGGGTTCTACTATGATTTTGATTACGAGCGCCCGTTTACTCCTGAAGATCTGGAAGCCATCGAAAAAGAGATGCTCAGTTCCGTGGGTGCAAATAAGGATTTTGTTCGGTCCACCATGTCCAAGGATGAGGCAAAGAAACTTTTTTCCGACATGGGTGAGGACTACAAGCCAGAAATCATGGATGACCTTGGTGTCGACGAATTTTCCATTTACACCCAAGGTGATTTCGCTGACTTGTGCCGTGGGCCTCATGTAGCGCGTACCGGCATGATAAAGGCCTTCAAACTTCTGTCCGTGGCTGGTGCTTACTGGCGCGGCGATGAGAAGAACAAGCAGCTCCAGCGTATTTACGGGACTGCATGGCAGGACCCTAAGGCGCTCAAGAAGTACCTGCATCGTCTGGAAGAAGCCAAGAAGCGTGACCACCGCAAGCTCGGCAAGCAGCTTGACCTTTTCTCCTTCAATGATGAAGTCGGCCCGGGTATGTCCCTGTGGCATCCTAAAGGCATGTTGCTTCGCGCGATCCTTGAGGATTTCGAGCGCAAGGAACACCTGAAGCGCGGCTATGATCTGGTTCAGGGACCGCTTATTCTCAAACGTGAGATGTGGGAAAAGTCAGGTCACTATGAGAATTATCGTGAAAACATGTATTTCACGGAAATTGACGATCAGGCTTACGGCATCAAGCCCATGAACTGCTTGGCGCACATGATCATCTACAAGCGGAAGACCATGAGCTACCGCGATCTGCCTCAGCGGTACTTTGAGCTGGGAGTCGTGCATCGCCATGAGAAGTCCGGGGTGTTGCACGGCCTGATGCGTGTGCGTACCTTTACGCAGGATGATGCGCATCTTATCTGTCGTCCGGATCAGATCTCCAAGGAGATCATAGACCTTATTAAATTTTATCAGGACATCTATTCCCTGTTCGACTACGAGTTCGATGTGGAGCTGTCCACTCGTCCGGAAAAGTCCATTGGTTCAGACGAGGACTGGGAAGTTGCTACTGAAGCATTACGCGAGGCTTTGAACGAATCCGGCATGGAATACGCCATTAATGAAGGTGATGGAGCCTTTTACGGTCCCAAGATCGACTTCCATCTGCGTGATTCCATCGGACGGTCCTGGCAGTGCGGTACGATTCAGGTCGATTTCACCTTGCCAGAGCGGTTTGACATAGTATATGTCGGCGAAGATGGTGAAAAGCACAGACCTGTTATGATCCATCGTGCCATGCTTGGTTCCATTGAACGTTTCATCGGCGTCTTGACGGAACACTGTGCAGGTGCGTATCCTGTATGGCTGGCTCCGGTTCAGGCGCGTCTTTTGAACGTCACGGATGCTCAGCTTGATTTTGTTAATGAAGCCAAAACATTGTTTGCAAGTAAAGGAATCCGTATTGAAGCGGATACTCGCAACGAGAAGCTTGGCTACAAGATTCGGGAAGCTCAGGTTGAGAAAATCCCGTATATGTTGGTAATCGGTGATAAAGAGGTTGAGGCCGGGTGTGTTAATATCCGTTCACGAGACGGAGAAGACCCCGGGTTGGTTTCACTGGAGGAAGCCGCGCAGTTGATACTTGATGCTGCAAAGGCGCCTTTCGAAACAGGAGGAATGAGCTATAGCTTTTAG
- the infC gene encoding translation initiation factor IF-3: protein MAFRGNYRRDQDKDEVRRNDRIRIPKVRVVDDDGEQLGVLATRDALERAREKGLDLVEVAPNADPPVCKIMDYGKFKYQQQKKLQEAKKKQTVIKIKEVKFRPKTDEHDYQTKLKKIVKFLDAGDRCKVTIFFRGREIVHKDRGLMMLDRVVEDTQDIAKVESKPMSEGRTMTMMLAPVKK, encoded by the coding sequence ATAGCTTTTAGGGGTAACTACCGTCGGGACCAGGATAAAGACGAGGTCCGGCGTAATGACAGAATTCGCATCCCCAAGGTGCGGGTCGTAGATGATGACGGCGAGCAGTTGGGCGTCCTTGCAACCCGCGACGCTTTAGAGCGCGCTCGAGAGAAAGGGCTTGATCTTGTGGAGGTCGCGCCGAATGCCGACCCGCCTGTCTGTAAGATCATGGATTACGGTAAGTTTAAGTACCAGCAGCAGAAAAAGTTGCAGGAAGCAAAGAAGAAACAGACCGTTATCAAGATCAAGGAAGTCAAGTTCCGGCCCAAAACCGATGAGCACGATTACCAGACCAAGCTCAAAAAAATTGTTAAGTTCCTTGATGCAGGAGATCGCTGTAAAGTGACCATCTTCTTCCGGGGACGCGAAATCGTCCATAAAGACCGCGGGCTCATGATGCTCGACAGGGTTGTGGAGGATACGCAGGATATCGCTAAAGTCGAGAGCAAGCCAATGTCAGAAGGACGGACCATGACAATGATGCTTGCTCCCGTGAAAAAATAG
- the rplT gene encoding 50S ribosomal protein L20: MRVKRGVPAKRRHKKYLKMAKGYRGAGSRLYRTARERVEKALCNAYRDRKRKKREFRKLWIIRINAAARLNGLSYSRLMNGLKLAGIELNRKVLADMAVRDPQVFAKIAEAAKAKVS, encoded by the coding sequence ATGAGAGTAAAGCGTGGAGTGCCCGCCAAGAGGCGTCACAAAAAGTATTTGAAGATGGCCAAAGGCTATCGTGGAGCAGGCAGCCGCCTGTATCGTACCGCTCGTGAGCGCGTTGAAAAAGCCCTTTGCAACGCATATCGCGACCGTAAGCGTAAGAAACGCGAGTTCCGCAAATTGTGGATCATTCGCATCAATGCCGCCGCCCGTCTCAATGGACTGTCTTACAGTCGTTTGATGAACGGTCTCAAGCTGGCCGGCATCGAGCTGAACCGTAAGGTTCTGGCTGATATGGCAGTGCGCGATCCTCAAGTGTTCGCCAAAATCGCAGAGGCAGCAAAAGCCAAAGTGAGCTAA
- a CDS encoding tetratricopeptide repeat protein, which translates to MEKFNNLDEYIADLKAKLEANPTCGNTHYNLGVAYLSRRDFMEAEREFLDAIAHSPRMAEGYVQLGGIALQRDDMESCLNYNIQATQQRPFFAVPWGNIGFILMQQGDLDKAHKALKKALKLDPEFAQAQATMSSLFIAMGDYEEADKLLKKILEKQTHFGPAWNNKAIVDAHFGKWDDAAKCIVKAEESGFEVPEAFKAEVAENNK; encoded by the coding sequence ATGGAAAAATTCAATAATCTTGACGAGTACATTGCCGATCTCAAGGCCAAGCTGGAAGCCAATCCCACTTGCGGCAACACCCATTATAATCTTGGGGTAGCCTATCTGTCCCGTCGGGACTTCATGGAGGCTGAGCGTGAGTTTCTCGACGCTATTGCCCATTCCCCGCGCATGGCTGAAGGCTACGTGCAGCTCGGTGGTATAGCCTTGCAGCGCGATGACATGGAATCCTGTCTGAATTACAATATTCAGGCCACCCAGCAGCGTCCGTTTTTTGCCGTGCCCTGGGGCAATATCGGATTCATCCTCATGCAGCAGGGAGATTTGGACAAAGCGCACAAGGCTTTGAAAAAAGCACTCAAACTTGATCCCGAGTTCGCTCAGGCTCAGGCTACCATGTCTTCCTTGTTCATCGCCATGGGTGATTATGAAGAAGCTGACAAACTGCTCAAGAAGATCTTGGAAAAGCAGACCCATTTCGGTCCTGCCTGGAATAACAAGGCCATTGTGGACGCTCATTTCGGTAAATGGGATGATGCAGCCAAATGCATTGTAAAGGCCGAAGAATCCGGCTTTGAAGTTCCGGAAGCCTTCAAGGCGGAAGTTGCTGAAAATAATAAATAG
- a CDS encoding aminopeptidase: MFTQKELRKYAETLWWGLSTARTEPYQPGDFVLLRFDTEALPLAETMFDLLMEKGINPVPRQNMTSNMELSFYGKGTEAQLTGIPAGDREFVGNLNGLISLIAPSSLTHLQNVDPKRIGQAAVARKFMRDIMEKREQTGDFGWTLCIYPTKALAEAAGLSMDEFKAQVVKACFLDDENPPARWEEIFEQAEKVKGWLNSLDIEHVNVKSKNTDLIVVPGKERRWLGVSGHNIPSFEIFLSPDWRGTEGIYYADQPSFRSGNFVEGVKLTFEKGIAVKTEAKTGGEFVAKQLTLDEGANRLGEFSLTDRRFSKISAFMANTLFDENFGGDQGNCHVAVGASYADTYAGDQSTLDEAKKKEFGFNDSALHWDLVNTEQKTVTATLKGGEELVIYKDGQFQHD, from the coding sequence ATGTTTACGCAAAAAGAACTCAGAAAGTACGCAGAAACCCTGTGGTGGGGTCTTTCAACCGCTCGCACAGAGCCGTACCAGCCGGGTGATTTCGTGCTGCTTCGTTTCGACACCGAAGCCCTGCCCCTGGCTGAGACCATGTTCGACCTTCTCATGGAAAAAGGCATCAACCCCGTTCCGCGCCAGAATATGACCTCCAACATGGAGTTGTCCTTTTATGGCAAGGGGACCGAAGCCCAGCTTACAGGCATCCCCGCCGGAGACAGGGAATTCGTCGGCAACCTGAACGGACTGATTTCGCTTATTGCTCCGTCTTCGCTGACACACCTCCAGAACGTGGACCCCAAACGAATCGGTCAGGCCGCCGTAGCTCGTAAATTCATGCGCGACATCATGGAAAAACGTGAGCAGACCGGCGATTTTGGCTGGACGCTCTGCATCTACCCGACCAAGGCTCTGGCCGAGGCCGCAGGATTGTCCATGGACGAATTCAAAGCCCAGGTGGTCAAGGCTTGCTTCCTCGACGACGAGAATCCACCTGCCAGATGGGAAGAAATCTTTGAGCAGGCCGAAAAGGTCAAGGGATGGCTCAACAGCCTTGACATTGAACACGTCAATGTCAAAAGCAAGAACACGGACCTCATCGTGGTGCCGGGTAAAGAGCGCCGCTGGCTCGGCGTATCCGGTCACAATATCCCCTCTTTCGAAATTTTCCTTTCCCCGGACTGGCGCGGCACCGAAGGCATTTACTATGCAGACCAGCCCTCGTTCCGTTCCGGCAACTTCGTGGAAGGCGTCAAGCTGACCTTCGAGAAAGGCATTGCAGTCAAGACCGAAGCCAAAACCGGCGGTGAATTCGTCGCCAAGCAGTTGACCCTGGACGAAGGAGCCAACCGACTCGGCGAATTTTCCCTGACTGACCGTCGGTTCTCCAAGATCAGTGCGTTCATGGCGAACACGCTGTTTGATGAGAACTTTGGCGGAGACCAGGGCAACTGCCACGTCGCGGTGGGCGCATCCTACGCAGACACGTATGCAGGTGACCAATCCACTCTGGATGAAGCAAAGAAAAAGGAATTTGGATTCAACGATTCCGCTTTGCATTGGGATCTGGTCAATACCGAACAGAAAACGGTCACAGCCACTCTCAAAGGCGGCGAAGAACTCGTCATCTACAAAGACGGTCAGTTCCAGCACGATTAA